The sequence TTGATTTAATTTAGAAATCAAGCCTCGGTTAAAAAAATGCTAGCACTTATTAGGGTTTTTATGCGATTTGCAAAATGCAAAGCTTTTTGCAGCTAAAAAAACTATGATATGTATAAAGTTATAGGAGATAGTTATACATGCAGCGACCTTGGATATGGCTTATTGGCTCATTGATAGTAACTGTTTCAATTACCAGTGCCGCCTTTATCGCTGTAAATAATCTTCTCGAAGAAAGACGCAAATATTTAGTACAGGAGACCCAAGATCGAGTTGTAATGTCGCTTAAAACGGTTGCATCGTTAGTAAACGAACGTGGTCGTGACATACGTAATGATATGAAATTGGTAATTGATGCGAGACATCGTGTACAACAGAGTCCGCAAAAAATAGAAATCGTGCGTTCTCATTTGATAGCTTTAAATCGTTCAACACGTAACTACTTGCGTTTATGGCATCTTGAAGATGGTAAAATCATTCAAGAGATTTCGGGATTTCGTACCTATGACAAGCCGCTTCCTGATGTACCGATTAGTGAAATTGTTGAAATTGACGAACGTGCTCGCAATAACCCAGGTGTGATTGCAGCAATGCAAGCTTTAATTCCGATTGATTCGCCATATAATTGTTTACGTTTATTAGGTTTAGCTTCAAAAGACGGTAAAGGTTCAGTGCTAGTACTATTAAATATGGATGCTGCATTTGATTCATTGCAGCGTCGTGCAAGTCTGCCTGGGCTTGATTTATATGTTGTTGATACAGATGGTTCTTTTCTGGTGGATCCAGAAAGCACACGCAATGCTGAAGTTTTATCTAATTTATTAACCAGACAATCTGATGGACAAGCGTTATTAGGTGAGTTACCTTCGCTGTGGCCATTTTCTGAGCAAGGACTAAATGCGCAAGTTTTAGCTTGGCGCACTACTGCTGGGCAGCCTTTTCCTTGGATCGCTGCAGTTGCTGCTCCTTTAGCTGATGTCGCAAGACAAATTCATCAATTAGGGGTGACCGTTTTATTTATTGCCGCACTAGTTTTAATGTTAGCTGCAGCTAGTGCCGCGCTTATTTTTTGGTTGGTAAGTCGTGAATCACAAATTAAGGCACGATTAGAACACCAAAACATGATTGAAAGATTAC is a genomic window of Deltaproteobacteria bacterium containing:
- a CDS encoding HAMP domain-containing histidine kinase, encoding MQRPWIWLIGSLIVTVSITSAAFIAVNNLLEERRKYLVQETQDRVVMSLKTVASLVNERGRDIRNDMKLVIDARHRVQQSPQKIEIVRSHLIALNRSTRNYLRLWHLEDGKIIQEISGFRTYDKPLPDVPISEIVEIDERARNNPGVIAAMQALIPIDSPYNCLRLLGLASKDGKGSVLVLLNMDAAFDSLQRRASLPGLDLYVVDTDGSFLVDPESTRNAEVLSNLLTRQSDGQALLGELPSLWPFSEQGLNAQVLAWRTTAGQPFPWIAAVAAPLADVARQIHQLGVTVLFIAALVLMLAAASAALIFWLVSRESQIKARLEHQNMIERLRAQLLHLEKLSTIGQVAASLAHEMGTPLGVIALRVDQLIEQNTEPKQHTTLAVMRDEIERINRIMRQILDASRPASTEKSKVFITHALNQLANLVGRRYDSCGIKLDIEVNDDDQIFANPDQFVQVLLNILVNANDACSRGDRVLVRTCPKPDMQGRLGIEIIDTGKGIKSEVLPSVFEPFFTTKNKGEGTGLGLTIVREIMQQHDGLVEVFSTEKGTRVVTWWPQNSTAPQDQDKQHELIIPETNKVMVQ